A single genomic interval of Octopus bimaculoides isolate UCB-OBI-ISO-001 chromosome 22, ASM119413v2, whole genome shotgun sequence harbors:
- the LOC128250542 gene encoding uncharacterized protein LOC128250542 isoform X2: protein MHIFAPLSLCFIPTPFGNWCWFVEFPCFAVQQKIQQSDVMKTLLVLCFWYCVLLSNVLTYKLVHDEAALSAREPVDGSLNREAKGNELFCCENLSCRCNGLLKPSCPCHEVYNEHLGIAPIG, encoded by the exons ATGCATATATTTGCgcctttgtctttgtgttttatCCCCACACcgtttggcaactggtgttggtttgtggaGTTCCCCTGttttgcggttcagcaaaaaatacAACAGA GTGACGTGATGAAAACACTCCTTGTTCTCTGCTTTTGGTACTGTGTGCTACTTTCAAACGTCTTAACGTATAAGTTAG TCCATGATGAAGCTGCTCTCAGTGCTCGGGAACCTGTCGATGGTTCGCTAAATAG aGAAGCTAAAggaaatgaactgttttgctgTGAGAATTTGTCATGTAGATGTAACGGCCTTTTGAAACCCAGCTGCCCTTGTCATGAAGTTTATAATGAACACCTCGGAATAGCTCCCATTGGATGA
- the LOC128250542 gene encoding uncharacterized protein LOC128250542 isoform X1 translates to MHIFAPLSLCFIPTPFGNWCWFVEFPCFAVQQKIQQSDVMKTLLVLCFWYCVLLSNVLTYKLVHDEAALSAREPVDGSLNREAKRRDIKCAIYKWTCTVKKTTIEYTCCEGMECRCNPFWKSNCRCYELTYEDIGINPPSG, encoded by the exons ATGCATATATTTGCgcctttgtctttgtgttttatCCCCACACcgtttggcaactggtgttggtttgtggaGTTCCCCTGttttgcggttcagcaaaaaatacAACAGA GTGACGTGATGAAAACACTCCTTGTTCTCTGCTTTTGGTACTGTGTGCTACTTTCAAACGTCTTAACGTATAAGTTAG TCCATGATGAAGCTGCTCTCAGTGCTCGGGAACCTGTCGATGGTTCGCTAAATAG aGAGGCTAAAAGACGTGATATTAAATGTGCAATATATAAATGGACATGCACTGTCAAAAAGACTACAATAGAATATACTTGCTGTGAAGGTATGGAGTGTAGATGTAACCCGTTCTGGAAATCGAACTGCCGCTGTTATGAATTGACATATGAAGATATTGGAATCAACCCCCCATCTGGCTGA